From Triticum urartu cultivar G1812 chromosome 2, Tu2.1, whole genome shotgun sequence, a single genomic window includes:
- the LOC125535874 gene encoding wall-associated receptor kinase 1-like isoform X2, whose product MTTTRSSQSHNSQPLPIILVLLAAAAAASTPLILQAAAAAAEQDEKQPITLPGCPDRCGDTLIPFPFGTKPGCFREGFQVTCNDSFTPHRAFLAYAGVNQHIAEIYYKVGWHHPVWRTDHGNTALELIDISVADGEARAYGLVSSLCNAANLSGDYVAKCQNLALGERGPFLLSVTRNLLVGVGWRVEPKIMSYLWSAYRNSTYEFSLACLSDLMGMPKLLQLATNGSCSSRGCCQAALPEAAPLTDFGTWFTIEDNPMWQTNPCTYAMVVESDWYRFSTPDLYGVEVLPRRYPRGVPFVLDFSIRNGACPGKGQKPPPDYACVSGNSYCANATGGAAHGYVCRCLEHYDGNPYIANGCQDIDECKLRKLNPELYPCSSDGICKNRLEGYDCPCKLGMKGDGGIGGIFIIAAISFLILLHKEKQKTREFYQKNGGPTLEKAKFIKLFKKEELKPILKSSNFIGKGGFGEVYKGFLDNEEVAVKKPISGTMLENEQFANEVIIQSRVIHKNIVRLIGCCLEVDIPMLVYEFLSNGSLDDILHGKKKVALNLGVRLSIAVESADALVYMHSKTNAKIIHGDVKPANILLDDKFAPKISDFGISRLIARDKKHTGSVIGDMSYIDPVYLQTGLLTEKSDVYSFGVVILELISRQKATHSDGGSLVNSFLEAGKKEKKVTELFDKEIVAEGDLEILDSLAAIALECLNLDVDQRPSMTEVVERLLIMNRSRKS is encoded by the exons ATGACCACCACGCGAAGCTCGCAATCCCATAACTCCCAGCCACTGCCGATAATCCTAGTCCTCcttgcagcagcagcagcagcatcaacTCCCTTGATCTTAcaggctgctgctgctgctgcagaACAAGATGAGAAGCAGCCGATCACGCTTCCGGGTTGCCCCGACAGGTGCGGCGACACTCTCATCCCCTTCCCGTTCGGCACCAAGCCCGGCTGCTTCCGCGAGGGCTTCCAGGTCACCTGCAACGACTCCTTCACTCCCCACCGCGCCTTCCTCGCCTACGCCGGAGTAAACCAGCACATAGCCGAGATATACTACAAGGTGGGGTGGCACCATCCTGTGTGGAGGACCGACCATGGCAACACGGCCCTGGAGCTCATAGACATATCGGTGGCCGACGGCGAGGCGCGCGCTTATGGCCTCGTTTCGTCCCTCTGCAACGCCGCCAACCTCAGCGGCGACTACGTCGCCAAGTGCCAGAACCTGGCGCTGGGCGAGAGGGGCCCGTTCCTGCTGTCGGTGACGCGCAACCTCCTCGTCGGCGTGGGCTGGAGGGTGGAACCCAAGATCATGAGCTACCTGTGGTCAGCGTACCGGAACTCCACCTATGAGTTCTCGCTCGCCTGCCTCTCGGACCTTATGGGCATGCCCAAGCTCCTGCAGCTGGCGACAAATGGGTCATGCTCCAGCCGGGGCTGCTGCCAGGCCGCGCTGCCGGAGGCGGCTCCGCTCACCGACTTCGGGACGTGGTTCACCATCGAGGACAACCCCATGTGGCAGACCAATCCGTGCACCTACGCCATGGTGGTCGAGAGCGACTGGTACCGCTTCTCCACGCCGGACCTGTACGGCGTCGAGGTGCTGCCCAGGAGGTACCCGAGGGGCGTCCCCTTCGTGCTCGACTTCTCCATCCGGAACGGTGCATGTCCGGGGAAAGGCCAGAAACCACCTCCGGACTACGCCTGCGTCAGCGGCAACAGCTATTGCGCCAACGCGACTGGTGGTGCTGCCCATGGCTATGTCTGCAGGTGCTTGGAACACTACGATGGCAACCCTTACATCGCCAATGGATGCCAAG ACATCGACGAGTGTAAGCTCCGAAAACTGAATCCTGAGTTGTACCCTTGTTCGAGTGATGGGATCTGCAAGAACAGGCTGGAAGGCTATGACTGTCCATGCAAACTCGGAATGAAAGGCGACG GTGGAATAGGTGGCATTTTTATCATTGCGGCTATATCATTCCTTATTCTTCTTCACAAAGAGAAACAAAAGACAAGAGAGTTTTATCAAAAGAACGGCGGGCCTACGTTAGAGAAGGCAAAGTTCataaaacttttcaaaaaggaggAGCTCAAGCCAATTTTGAAGAGTAGCAATTTCATTGGAAAAGGTGGCTTTGGCGAAGTTTATAAGGGCTTTCTTGATAATGAAGAAGTTGCGGTAAAGAAGCCAATTAGTGGTACTATGCTAGAGAATGAACAGTTTGCAAACGAAGTCATCATTCAATCTCGAGTAATCCACAAGAACATCGTTAGGCTCATAGGTTGTTGCCTAGAAGTTGATATCCCGATGTTGGTCTATGAGTTTCTCTCCAATGGTAGCCTTGAtgacattcttcatggcaaaaAGAAGGTGGCGCTCAACTTGGGTGTGCGTTTAAGTATTGCTGTCGAATCAGCGGATGCTCTGGTCTATATGCACTCAAAAACCAATGCCAAAATCATACATGGTGATGTTAAACCTGCAAATATACTCTTGGATGATAAGTTTGCGCCGAAGATATCAGACTTTGGCATATCAAGGCTGATTGCGAGAGACAAAAAACACACCGGATCTGTCATTGGTGACATGAGTTATATCGATCCAGTGTATCTACAAACAGGCCTACTAACCGAGAAAAGTGATGTCTACAGTTTTGGTGTTGTCATACTGGAACTTATTAGTAGGCAGAAAGCCACACATTCTGACGGCGGCAGCTTAGTAAACAGTTTCCTTGAAGCTGGGAAGAAAGAGAAGAAAGTGACAGAGTTGTTTGACAAGGAAATTGTAGCCGAAGGAGATTTGGAGATTCTTGATAGTTTGGCAGCGATCGCTTTGGAATGCCTTAACCTTGATGTGGATCAAAGACCATCGATGACAGAGGTAGTAGAGCGCCTTCTCATAATGAACCGATCTCGTAAGTCGTAA
- the LOC125535874 gene encoding wall-associated receptor kinase 1-like isoform X1, translating to MTTTRSSQSHNSQPLPIILVLLAAAAAASTPLILQAAAAAAEQDEKQPITLPGCPDRCGDTLIPFPFGTKPGCFREGFQVTCNDSFTPHRAFLAYAGVNQHIAEIYYKVGWHHPVWRTDHGNTALELIDISVADGEARAYGLVSSLCNAANLSGDYVAKCQNLALGERGPFLLSVTRNLLVGVGWRVEPKIMSYLWSAYRNSTYEFSLACLSDLMGMPKLLQLATNGSCSSRGCCQAALPEAAPLTDFGTWFTIEDNPMWQTNPCTYAMVVESDWYRFSTPDLYGVEVLPRRYPRGVPFVLDFSIRNGACPGKGQKPPPDYACVSGNSYCANATGGAAHGYVCRCLEHYDGNPYIANGCQDIDECKLRKLNPELYPCSSDGICKNRLEGYDCPCKLGMKGDGIKGTCTDKFPLVAQVIVGGIGGIFIIAAISFLILLHKEKQKTREFYQKNGGPTLEKAKFIKLFKKEELKPILKSSNFIGKGGFGEVYKGFLDNEEVAVKKPISGTMLENEQFANEVIIQSRVIHKNIVRLIGCCLEVDIPMLVYEFLSNGSLDDILHGKKKVALNLGVRLSIAVESADALVYMHSKTNAKIIHGDVKPANILLDDKFAPKISDFGISRLIARDKKHTGSVIGDMSYIDPVYLQTGLLTEKSDVYSFGVVILELISRQKATHSDGGSLVNSFLEAGKKEKKVTELFDKEIVAEGDLEILDSLAAIALECLNLDVDQRPSMTEVVERLLIMNRSRKS from the exons ATGACCACCACGCGAAGCTCGCAATCCCATAACTCCCAGCCACTGCCGATAATCCTAGTCCTCcttgcagcagcagcagcagcatcaacTCCCTTGATCTTAcaggctgctgctgctgctgcagaACAAGATGAGAAGCAGCCGATCACGCTTCCGGGTTGCCCCGACAGGTGCGGCGACACTCTCATCCCCTTCCCGTTCGGCACCAAGCCCGGCTGCTTCCGCGAGGGCTTCCAGGTCACCTGCAACGACTCCTTCACTCCCCACCGCGCCTTCCTCGCCTACGCCGGAGTAAACCAGCACATAGCCGAGATATACTACAAGGTGGGGTGGCACCATCCTGTGTGGAGGACCGACCATGGCAACACGGCCCTGGAGCTCATAGACATATCGGTGGCCGACGGCGAGGCGCGCGCTTATGGCCTCGTTTCGTCCCTCTGCAACGCCGCCAACCTCAGCGGCGACTACGTCGCCAAGTGCCAGAACCTGGCGCTGGGCGAGAGGGGCCCGTTCCTGCTGTCGGTGACGCGCAACCTCCTCGTCGGCGTGGGCTGGAGGGTGGAACCCAAGATCATGAGCTACCTGTGGTCAGCGTACCGGAACTCCACCTATGAGTTCTCGCTCGCCTGCCTCTCGGACCTTATGGGCATGCCCAAGCTCCTGCAGCTGGCGACAAATGGGTCATGCTCCAGCCGGGGCTGCTGCCAGGCCGCGCTGCCGGAGGCGGCTCCGCTCACCGACTTCGGGACGTGGTTCACCATCGAGGACAACCCCATGTGGCAGACCAATCCGTGCACCTACGCCATGGTGGTCGAGAGCGACTGGTACCGCTTCTCCACGCCGGACCTGTACGGCGTCGAGGTGCTGCCCAGGAGGTACCCGAGGGGCGTCCCCTTCGTGCTCGACTTCTCCATCCGGAACGGTGCATGTCCGGGGAAAGGCCAGAAACCACCTCCGGACTACGCCTGCGTCAGCGGCAACAGCTATTGCGCCAACGCGACTGGTGGTGCTGCCCATGGCTATGTCTGCAGGTGCTTGGAACACTACGATGGCAACCCTTACATCGCCAATGGATGCCAAG ACATCGACGAGTGTAAGCTCCGAAAACTGAATCCTGAGTTGTACCCTTGTTCGAGTGATGGGATCTGCAAGAACAGGCTGGAAGGCTATGACTGTCCATGCAAACTCGGAATGAAAGGCGACGGTATAAAAGGAACTTGCACCGATAAATTCCCCCTGGTAGCACAGGTGATTGTGG GTGGAATAGGTGGCATTTTTATCATTGCGGCTATATCATTCCTTATTCTTCTTCACAAAGAGAAACAAAAGACAAGAGAGTTTTATCAAAAGAACGGCGGGCCTACGTTAGAGAAGGCAAAGTTCataaaacttttcaaaaaggaggAGCTCAAGCCAATTTTGAAGAGTAGCAATTTCATTGGAAAAGGTGGCTTTGGCGAAGTTTATAAGGGCTTTCTTGATAATGAAGAAGTTGCGGTAAAGAAGCCAATTAGTGGTACTATGCTAGAGAATGAACAGTTTGCAAACGAAGTCATCATTCAATCTCGAGTAATCCACAAGAACATCGTTAGGCTCATAGGTTGTTGCCTAGAAGTTGATATCCCGATGTTGGTCTATGAGTTTCTCTCCAATGGTAGCCTTGAtgacattcttcatggcaaaaAGAAGGTGGCGCTCAACTTGGGTGTGCGTTTAAGTATTGCTGTCGAATCAGCGGATGCTCTGGTCTATATGCACTCAAAAACCAATGCCAAAATCATACATGGTGATGTTAAACCTGCAAATATACTCTTGGATGATAAGTTTGCGCCGAAGATATCAGACTTTGGCATATCAAGGCTGATTGCGAGAGACAAAAAACACACCGGATCTGTCATTGGTGACATGAGTTATATCGATCCAGTGTATCTACAAACAGGCCTACTAACCGAGAAAAGTGATGTCTACAGTTTTGGTGTTGTCATACTGGAACTTATTAGTAGGCAGAAAGCCACACATTCTGACGGCGGCAGCTTAGTAAACAGTTTCCTTGAAGCTGGGAAGAAAGAGAAGAAAGTGACAGAGTTGTTTGACAAGGAAATTGTAGCCGAAGGAGATTTGGAGATTCTTGATAGTTTGGCAGCGATCGCTTTGGAATGCCTTAACCTTGATGTGGATCAAAGACCATCGATGACAGAGGTAGTAGAGCGCCTTCTCATAATGAACCGATCTCGTAAGTCGTAA